A window of Fusobacterium sp. SYSU M8D902 contains these coding sequences:
- a CDS encoding recombinase family protein → MIYGYCRVSTNRQVITRQVENILKVYPGARIYQEAYTGVTSDRQEWKKLKKLVSSGDILVFDSVSRMSRNAEEGIQEYFELYNRGVKLIFLKESYINSDVYTKAKEQQIAKTGNKITDILLGAIEEVLKVIAVDQIEKAFEQSEKEACDIRTRTKEGLKVKKAQGVILGRRVGSKIQTKKSIEMKEKIKLLAKDFGGNLKDIQVIELLKISRNTYFKYKRELKEELRFSFL, encoded by the coding sequence ATGATCTATGGATATTGTAGGGTATCTACTAATAGACAAGTTATCACAAGACAAGTTGAAAATATATTAAAAGTATATCCTGGAGCTAGAATATACCAAGAAGCTTATACTGGAGTAACTTCAGATCGTCAAGAATGGAAAAAATTAAAAAAGTTAGTTAGTAGTGGAGATATATTAGTATTTGATTCCGTATCTCGCATGAGCAGAAATGCTGAAGAGGGAATCCAAGAATACTTTGAGCTTTATAATAGAGGTGTAAAGCTTATATTTCTTAAAGAAAGTTATATTAACTCTGATGTATATACAAAAGCTAAAGAGCAGCAAATAGCAAAGACTGGGAATAAGATTACAGATATTTTATTGGGAGCTATAGAGGAAGTTTTAAAAGTTATTGCTGTGGATCAGATTGAAAAGGCTTTTGAACAATCAGAAAAAGAAGCTTGTGATATCAGAACAAGAACTAAAGAAGGACTCAAAGTGAAGAAAGCTCAAGGAGTTATTCTTGGTAGAAGAGTTGGATCTAAGATTCAAACCAAAAAATCTATTGAAATGAAAGAAAAAATTAAGTTACTGGCTAAAGACTTTGGAGGAAATTTAAAAGATATTCAAGTTATAGAGCTTCTAAAGATCAGTAGAAACACCTACTTTAAGTATAAGAGGGAGCTAAAAGAAGAATTGCGATTTTCTTTCTTATAG
- a CDS encoding oxacillin-hydrolyzing class D beta-lactamase OXA-85 translates to MKKFILVMLLFMFSIISFGNENQFMKEIFERKGLNGTFVVYDLKNDKIDYYNLDRANERFYPASSFKIFNTLIGLENGIVKNVDEMFYYYDGSKVFLDSWAKDSNLRYAIKVSQVPAYKKLARELGKERMQEGLNKLNYGNKEIGSEIDKFWLEGPLKISAMEQVKLLNLLSQSKLPFKLENQEQVKDITILEKKDDFILHGKTGWATDNIVVPIGWFVGWIETSDNIYSFAINLDISDSKFLPKREEIVREYFKNINVIK, encoded by the coding sequence GTGAAAAAGTTTATTTTAGTGATGTTATTATTTATGTTCTCGATTATTTCTTTTGGTAATGAAAATCAATTTATGAAAGAGATTTTTGAAAGAAAAGGTTTAAACGGAACTTTTGTTGTTTATGATTTAAAAAATGATAAAATTGATTATTATAATTTGGATAGAGCTAATGAGAGATTTTATCCTGCTTCATCATTTAAAATTTTTAATACTTTGATAGGATTAGAAAATGGGATAGTAAAAAACGTTGATGAAATGTTTTATTATTATGACGGTTCTAAAGTTTTTCTTGATTCATGGGCAAAAGATTCGAATTTAAGATATGCAATAAAAGTATCTCAAGTTCCAGCTTATAAAAAGCTTGCAAGAGAATTGGGAAAAGAAAGAATGCAAGAAGGATTAAATAAATTAAATTATGGAAATAAGGAAATAGGTAGTGAGATTGATAAGTTTTGGTTAGAAGGTCCATTAAAAATAAGTGCAATGGAACAAGTTAAATTATTAAATCTATTATCACAGTCGAAACTTCCTTTTAAATTAGAAAATCAAGAACAAGTAAAAGATATTACGATTTTAGAGAAAAAAGATGATTTTATTTTACATGGAAAAACTGGGTGGGCTACTGATAATATAGTTGTTCCTATTGGTTGGTTTGTAGGTTGGATAGAAACTTCTGATAATATATATTCATTTGCTATTAATTTAGATATTTCTGATAGTAAATTTTTACCTAAACGTGAAGAAATTGTAAGAGAATATTTCAAAAATATAAATGTTATAAAATAA